The Drosophila biarmipes strain raj3 chromosome 4, RU_DBia_V1.1, whole genome shotgun sequence genome includes a window with the following:
- the LOC108036003 gene encoding transcription initiation factor TFIID subunit 3 isoform X1, translated as MADKYASDLALVVIAQITQTIGYSCTLSAPLELLQDIMQKFTQEFARDLHCNMEHANRIEPSLRDAQLSMKNLNINIQELLDYIGNVEPVGFTRDVPHFPIRKAINMNFLKPGSAETLTRPVYIFEYLPPMQDPEPRESQSEAQREFFQKQELVSKAEFNVTSSAEKLSTNQVDSSSPNAVINFSSNFLDSDVGRSVREMSSVVMTTGGFISPAIEGKLPEPFIPDIIEKFKGLDAPPPSLIAVSHLEHSEKELITSEKDAVNTRTINSETKNFNHNAVLLISDSADASLLYSSNSLPMSSALTATISKKNRKPKPDLAIEHGQIVKSNISFGKSQEKSQRKALKMFQKLSKSQNDASNSQILNMKKSKKRVNHGNSLSDPSKVNIEKMFKKQNRHKQKSVQLETQTLSDFPIEADMNTENFIAADIPCAEPVVLKQIEIGSQSSVFPVQPGGIQQTQVSLQSKKNASEPERSKLDIFKKISKPRTPRQDGGATQVPPGIGVRVFGSTMPVSTLISLPSGTTITPTPPVGQTPEDANNPNSKINQYGVLGQKLSSPKDDIEMSTINPIKAKKRGRKPGGKNLVKQTHFTSHSLIESSKKEKSTRVGAFKLASSETLVSQNSLSVSMPTEPLNLSSTDQASIEYLPNFHAKKERKKYKLKFDTGLPQNVKDFNNVFSETTSSTVTSSIHLMKQKNEAPCPDSLMTAPNTLSNTSLYPGNQTGMVPLLPLLHFPPRPGLIPSGPGLFPAVTGLVGFGNNNNTVGIAPFIAFPGTEGSVADTVRCPPIKDSADTGNDQLLRRSGQMDLQIDRNYCNVAPLVPDSMKFSECKPVSCGNTDMENTFTPSKFKAKPSVQASGNLGDPIEVSDDSDESIQNRQIVQKKSPLTSPNHAKSSLVQSQHQTFATPSPLCEDKNQMDLRNVLPNTSPSESIKKLKKSVKLNLPDVKNFIQIAPSQSSFPQFNLPNFIGGDKFSLAGGADLIPLARIDCGSAYSSHKVPSSSLTGGVASGVIPILPNHISEDQQFMPTFPNYEDISITPTGALSLDPKVRKHHKKPKKIKEGKIKKKKDKKDKSKRKDRVALASNKSDRKIKGLDKKQKKEKKKDKEKQILIQIPEVDEFSRAPFINNLDYGFTQSVPASTPVLKTSPMSVKPPLSATCAMSPKIQQSPSQIPKLTLKLSGKSTTCPEKEKDTTDAVKVSQPTMFPVENKERERDNSPELARFSPLVTGPPKNKQSDTHLLGISSAGPLLNICSGNSMKVIQEPFPMATRTSQISTSQNSSSSAGWMSNPSNSNVASSTLSASSVLLPQQLMLTSNTTMNNSLSSGGPKSCSLSSPANVPEENSHIAETNRPSSYVDAEGNRIWICPACGKVDDGSAMIGCDGCDAWYHWICVGITFAPKDNDDWFCRVCVTKKRVHVSEKKKRRNKKNFLGLPSLLQGDDIRP; from the exons ATGGCAGACAAATATGCTTCAGACTTGGCTCTTGTTGTTATTGCGCAGATAACACAAACTATAGGTTACAGCTGCACACTGAGTGCCCCATTAGAGTTGTTGCAAGACATAATGCAGAAGTTTACGCAGGAGTTTGCCCGAGATCTGCACTGTAATATGGAACATG caaATCGGATCGAGCCCAGTCTTAGAGATGCACAGCTCAGTATGAAAAATCTTAACATTAATATTCAAGAACTGTTGGATTACATTGGGAATGTGGAGCCTGTCGGTTTCACCAGGGATGTGCCCCATTTTCCCATCAGAAAAGCTATAAATATGAACTTTCTCAAGCCTGGAAGCGCAGAAACTCTGACACGTCCCGTCTATATATTTGAGTATTTGCCGCCAATGCAAGACCCTGAGCCGCGGGAGAGTCAGAGCGAGGCTCAAAgggaattttttcaaaaacaagaATTAGTGTCCAAGGCAGAGTTCAATGTGACAAGTTCGGCGGAAAAACTAAGCACCAATCAAGTCGATTCCTCTTCTCCCAACGCGGTGATAAACTTTTCATCGAATTTCTTAGACTCGGATGTTGGTCGTTCAGTCCGTGAAATGAGCAGCGTTGTTATGACTACAGGCGGATTTATTAGTCCAGCCATCGAAGGAAAACTGCCAGAGCCCTTTATACCGGATATAATTG AAAAATTTAAAGGTTTAGACGCACCGCCTCCGTCGTTGATAGCTGTCAGCCATTTGGAACATTCTGAAAAAGAATTGATTACATCTGAAAAAGACGCAGTAAACACACGAACAATAAATTCAGAAACTAAAAACTTCAATCACAATGCTGTATTATTGATAAGTGATAGCGCAGATGCATCGTTGTTATATTCTTCGAATAGCCTTCCGATGTCATCCGCTTTGACTGCTACAATATCAAAGAAGAACAGAAAACCGAAACCGGACCTAGCAATCGAACATGGTCAAATCGTTAAATCAAATATCTCTTTCGGAAAGTCTCAAGAAAAGTCCCAGcgaaaagctttaaaaatgtttcaaaaactTTCGAAGAGCCAAAATGACGCTTCAAATAGTCAAATTCTGAACATGAAAAAGTCTAAGAAGCGAGTCAATCATGGAAACAGCTTATCTGATCcaagtaaagtaaatatagaAAAGATGTTCAAAAAGCAGAATAGGCATAAGCAAAAGAGTGTTCAACTTGAAACTCAAACTTTGAGCGACTTTCCCATTGAAGCGGACATGAATACAGAAAATTTTATCGCAGCTGATATCCCTTGTGCGGAACCTGTAGTGTTAAAGCAGATTGAGATTGGATCCCAAAGTTCTGTTTTTCCAGTACAACCAGGAGGAATACAACAAACACAAGTATCATTGCagtcaaaaaaaaatgcatcAGAACCGGAACGAAGTAAGCtggatatatttaaaaaaatttctaagCCGCGCACTCCCCGTCAGGATGGTGGAGCAACTCAGGTACCTCCTGGAATAGGCGTACGTGTATTTGGAAGTACCATGCCTGTTTCGACGTTAATTAGTCTTCCATCTGGGACTACTATAACACCTACACCCCCAGTAGGCCAGACTCCGGAGGACGCAAATAATCCTAATTCGAAAATTAACCAATATGGTGTATTGGGCCAAAAGCTATCTTCTCCTAAAGATGACATAGAAATGTCAACTATTAATCCCATAAAGGCAAAGAAGCGGGGCCGAAAACCTGGAGGAAAAAATTTGGTAAAACAAACTCATTTTACATCACATTCCCTTATTGAATCGTCTAAAAAGGAAAAGTCAACGCGTGTAGGTGCTTTTAAGCTAGCGTCATCTGAGACGCTGGTATCACAAAATTCCTTAAGCGTATCTATGCCAACAGAGCCTCTGAACCTCAGCAGCACAGATCAGGCTTCAATCGAATATTTACCAAACTTTCACgcaaaaaaggaaagaaaaaagTACAAACTAAAATTTGACACGGGCTTACCACAAAATGTAAAGGACTTCAACAACGTATTTTCTGAAACAACATCCTCAACCGTAACTAGTTCAATTCATcttatgaaacaaaaaaacgaAGCGCCCTGTCCGGATTCATTAATGACAGCTCCCAACACTTTGTCTAATACATCATTATATCCTGGAAACCAGACAGGAATGGTTCCATTGCTTCCACTATTGCACTTTCCACCGCGACCGGGATTGATTCCTTCTGGACCTGGACTTTTTCCTGCAGTAACAGGTCTGGTCGGCtttggaaataataataacacagTCGGTATTGCACCATTCATAGCATTTCCTGGTACAGAAGGATCTGTTGCTGACACCGTTAGATGCCCACCAATTAAAGATTCTGCTG ATACTGGGAATGATCAACTCCTAAGAAGATCCGGACAGATGGACTTACAGATTGATAGAAACTATTGCAATGTTGCTCCGTTGGTGCCAGACTCAATGAAATTTTCTGAGT GTAAACCAGTATCTTGCGGTAATACTGACATGGAAAATACATTTACACCTTCCAAATTTAAGGCAAAGCCATCAGTGCAGGCTTCTGGAAATCTTGGAGATCCGATTGAGGTATCCGATGACTCAGACGAATCAATACAAAACAGacaaattgttcaaaaaaaatCTCCATTAACTTCTCCAAACCACGCTAAATCAAGCTTAGTACAATCACAGCACCAAACGTTTGCAACTCCATCACCATTATGCGAAGACAAGAACCAAATGGACTTAAGGAATGTTTTGCCGAATACAAGCCCAAGTGAATCAATTAAGAAGTTGAAGAAGTCAGTTAAACTGAACCTTCCCGATGTAAAAAACTTTATTCAGATAGCTCCTTCTCAGTCGTCATTTCCGCAATTCAACTTGCCAAATTTTATAGGAGGTGATAAGTTCAGTTTGGCCGGTGGAGCTGATCTTATTCCTTTGGCAAGAATAGATTGCGGGTCGGCATATTCATCCCATAAGGTGCCATCTAGCAGCTTAACAGGGGGAGTGGCTTCAGGCGTAATCCCTATTTTACCAAATCACATATCTGAGGACCAGCAGTTTATGCCTACATTTCCAAACTACGAGGATATTAGCATTACTCCGACCGGAGCGTTGTCACTAGATCCCAAAGTGCGCAAACACCATAAAAAGCCTAAAAAGattaaagaaggaaaaattaaaaaaaaaaaggataaaaaGGATAAATCAAAGAGAAAAGATCGAGTTGCCTTAGCGTCTAATAAAAGTGaccgaaaaataaaagggcttgacaaaaagcaaaaaaaggaaaaaaagaaggacAAGGAAAAACAG ATTTTAATCCAAATTCCGGAAGTCGACGAATTTTCTAGGGCACCTTTTATTAACAACTTAGATTATGGCTTCACTCAAAGTGTACCCGCGAGTACACCTGTATTGAAAACCAGTCCAATGTCAGTAAAACCGCCACTATCGGCCACTTGTGCGATGTCTCCAAAAATACAGCAGTCTCCAAGTCAAATACCAAAACTAACACTGAAACTAAGTGGCAAGTCCACAACGTGTCCTGAAAAAGAGAAAGACACAACGGATGCTGTCAAGGTGTCACAGCCAACTATGTTTCCAGTAGAAAATAAAGAGCGTGAGCGAGATAATTCCCCGGAACTAGCCCGGTTCTCTCCACTGGTTACCGGGCCACCGAAGAACAAACAAT CTGATACACATTTATTAGGCATATCAAGTGCAGGACCCCTTTTAAACATATGTTCCGGTAACTCTATGAAAGTAATACAGGAACCTTTCCCAATGGCTACGCGAACTTCACAGATATCCACAAGTCAAAACTCGTCCAGCTCAGCCGGTTGGATGTCGAACCCTAGTAACAGTAATGTTGCGTCGTCAACGCTTTCGGCTAGCTCAGTTTTGTTACCACAGCAATTGATGTTGACATCTAATACGACCATGAATAACTCACTCTCATCAGGAGGTCCAAAATCTTGCTCGCTTAGTTCACCAGCAAATGTTCCAGAAGAGAATTCACATATTGCAGAAACAAATCGTCCATCGTCATACGTCGACGCCGAGGGTAACCGTATATGGATTTGTCCGGCTTGTGGGAAGGTAGACGACGGTTCTGCTATGATTGGATGTGATGGCTGTGATGCGTGGTATCATTG gatTTGTGTGGGCATTACTTTTGCTCCTAAGGACAACGACGATTGGTTCTGTCGCGTCTGTGTGACAAAAAAAAGAGTTCATGTGtctgagaaaaaaaaaaggagaaataagaaaaa TTTTTTGGGACTACCTTCTTTACTCCAGGGGGATGATATCAGACCGTAA
- the LOC108036003 gene encoding transcription initiation factor TFIID subunit 3 isoform X2, whose product MADKYASDLALVVIAQITQTIGYSCTLSAPLELLQDIMQKFTQEFARDLHCNMEHANRIEPSLRDAQLSMKNLNINIQELLDYIGNVEPVGFTRDVPHFPIRKAINMNFLKPGSAETLTRPVYIFEYLPPMQDPEPRESQSEAQREFFQKQELVSKAEFNVTSSAEKLSTNQVDSSSPNAVINFSSNFLDSDVGRSVREMSSVVMTTGGFISPAIEGKLPEPFIPDIIEKFKGLDAPPPSLIAVSHLEHSEKELITSEKDAVNTRTINSETKNFNHNAVLLISDSADASLLYSSNSLPMSSALTATISKKNRKPKPDLAIEHGQIVKSNISFGKSQEKSQRKALKMFQKLSKSQNDASNSQILNMKKSKKRVNHGNSLSDPSKVNIEKMFKKQNRHKQKSVQLETQTLSDFPIEADMNTENFIAADIPCAEPVVLKQIEIGSQSSVFPVQPGGIQQTQVSLQSKKNASEPERSKLDIFKKISKPRTPRQDGGATQVPPGIGVRVFGSTMPVSTLISLPSGTTITPTPPVGQTPEDANNPNSKINQYGVLGQKLSSPKDDIEMSTINPIKAKKRGRKPGGKNLVKQTHFTSHSLIESSKKEKSTRVGAFKLASSETLVSQNSLSVSMPTEPLNLSSTDQASIEYLPNFHAKKERKKYKLKFDTGLPQNVKDFNNVFSETTSSTVTSSIHLMKQKNEAPCPDSLMTAPNTLSNTSLYPGNQTGMVPLLPLLHFPPRPGLIPSGPGLFPAVTGLVGFGNNNNTVGIAPFIAFPGTEGSVADTVRCPPIKDSADTGNDQLLRRSGQMDLQIDRNYCNVAPLVPDSMKFSELSCGNTDMENTFTPSKFKAKPSVQASGNLGDPIEVSDDSDESIQNRQIVQKKSPLTSPNHAKSSLVQSQHQTFATPSPLCEDKNQMDLRNVLPNTSPSESIKKLKKSVKLNLPDVKNFIQIAPSQSSFPQFNLPNFIGGDKFSLAGGADLIPLARIDCGSAYSSHKVPSSSLTGGVASGVIPILPNHISEDQQFMPTFPNYEDISITPTGALSLDPKVRKHHKKPKKIKEGKIKKKKDKKDKSKRKDRVALASNKSDRKIKGLDKKQKKEKKKDKEKQILIQIPEVDEFSRAPFINNLDYGFTQSVPASTPVLKTSPMSVKPPLSATCAMSPKIQQSPSQIPKLTLKLSGKSTTCPEKEKDTTDAVKVSQPTMFPVENKERERDNSPELARFSPLVTGPPKNKQSDTHLLGISSAGPLLNICSGNSMKVIQEPFPMATRTSQISTSQNSSSSAGWMSNPSNSNVASSTLSASSVLLPQQLMLTSNTTMNNSLSSGGPKSCSLSSPANVPEENSHIAETNRPSSYVDAEGNRIWICPACGKVDDGSAMIGCDGCDAWYHWICVGITFAPKDNDDWFCRVCVTKKRVHVSEKKKRRNKKNFLGLPSLLQGDDIRP is encoded by the exons ATGGCAGACAAATATGCTTCAGACTTGGCTCTTGTTGTTATTGCGCAGATAACACAAACTATAGGTTACAGCTGCACACTGAGTGCCCCATTAGAGTTGTTGCAAGACATAATGCAGAAGTTTACGCAGGAGTTTGCCCGAGATCTGCACTGTAATATGGAACATG caaATCGGATCGAGCCCAGTCTTAGAGATGCACAGCTCAGTATGAAAAATCTTAACATTAATATTCAAGAACTGTTGGATTACATTGGGAATGTGGAGCCTGTCGGTTTCACCAGGGATGTGCCCCATTTTCCCATCAGAAAAGCTATAAATATGAACTTTCTCAAGCCTGGAAGCGCAGAAACTCTGACACGTCCCGTCTATATATTTGAGTATTTGCCGCCAATGCAAGACCCTGAGCCGCGGGAGAGTCAGAGCGAGGCTCAAAgggaattttttcaaaaacaagaATTAGTGTCCAAGGCAGAGTTCAATGTGACAAGTTCGGCGGAAAAACTAAGCACCAATCAAGTCGATTCCTCTTCTCCCAACGCGGTGATAAACTTTTCATCGAATTTCTTAGACTCGGATGTTGGTCGTTCAGTCCGTGAAATGAGCAGCGTTGTTATGACTACAGGCGGATTTATTAGTCCAGCCATCGAAGGAAAACTGCCAGAGCCCTTTATACCGGATATAATTG AAAAATTTAAAGGTTTAGACGCACCGCCTCCGTCGTTGATAGCTGTCAGCCATTTGGAACATTCTGAAAAAGAATTGATTACATCTGAAAAAGACGCAGTAAACACACGAACAATAAATTCAGAAACTAAAAACTTCAATCACAATGCTGTATTATTGATAAGTGATAGCGCAGATGCATCGTTGTTATATTCTTCGAATAGCCTTCCGATGTCATCCGCTTTGACTGCTACAATATCAAAGAAGAACAGAAAACCGAAACCGGACCTAGCAATCGAACATGGTCAAATCGTTAAATCAAATATCTCTTTCGGAAAGTCTCAAGAAAAGTCCCAGcgaaaagctttaaaaatgtttcaaaaactTTCGAAGAGCCAAAATGACGCTTCAAATAGTCAAATTCTGAACATGAAAAAGTCTAAGAAGCGAGTCAATCATGGAAACAGCTTATCTGATCcaagtaaagtaaatatagaAAAGATGTTCAAAAAGCAGAATAGGCATAAGCAAAAGAGTGTTCAACTTGAAACTCAAACTTTGAGCGACTTTCCCATTGAAGCGGACATGAATACAGAAAATTTTATCGCAGCTGATATCCCTTGTGCGGAACCTGTAGTGTTAAAGCAGATTGAGATTGGATCCCAAAGTTCTGTTTTTCCAGTACAACCAGGAGGAATACAACAAACACAAGTATCATTGCagtcaaaaaaaaatgcatcAGAACCGGAACGAAGTAAGCtggatatatttaaaaaaatttctaagCCGCGCACTCCCCGTCAGGATGGTGGAGCAACTCAGGTACCTCCTGGAATAGGCGTACGTGTATTTGGAAGTACCATGCCTGTTTCGACGTTAATTAGTCTTCCATCTGGGACTACTATAACACCTACACCCCCAGTAGGCCAGACTCCGGAGGACGCAAATAATCCTAATTCGAAAATTAACCAATATGGTGTATTGGGCCAAAAGCTATCTTCTCCTAAAGATGACATAGAAATGTCAACTATTAATCCCATAAAGGCAAAGAAGCGGGGCCGAAAACCTGGAGGAAAAAATTTGGTAAAACAAACTCATTTTACATCACATTCCCTTATTGAATCGTCTAAAAAGGAAAAGTCAACGCGTGTAGGTGCTTTTAAGCTAGCGTCATCTGAGACGCTGGTATCACAAAATTCCTTAAGCGTATCTATGCCAACAGAGCCTCTGAACCTCAGCAGCACAGATCAGGCTTCAATCGAATATTTACCAAACTTTCACgcaaaaaaggaaagaaaaaagTACAAACTAAAATTTGACACGGGCTTACCACAAAATGTAAAGGACTTCAACAACGTATTTTCTGAAACAACATCCTCAACCGTAACTAGTTCAATTCATcttatgaaacaaaaaaacgaAGCGCCCTGTCCGGATTCATTAATGACAGCTCCCAACACTTTGTCTAATACATCATTATATCCTGGAAACCAGACAGGAATGGTTCCATTGCTTCCACTATTGCACTTTCCACCGCGACCGGGATTGATTCCTTCTGGACCTGGACTTTTTCCTGCAGTAACAGGTCTGGTCGGCtttggaaataataataacacagTCGGTATTGCACCATTCATAGCATTTCCTGGTACAGAAGGATCTGTTGCTGACACCGTTAGATGCCCACCAATTAAAGATTCTGCTG ATACTGGGAATGATCAACTCCTAAGAAGATCCGGACAGATGGACTTACAGATTGATAGAAACTATTGCAATGTTGCTCCGTTGGTGCCAGACTCAATGAAATTTTCTGAGT TATCTTGCGGTAATACTGACATGGAAAATACATTTACACCTTCCAAATTTAAGGCAAAGCCATCAGTGCAGGCTTCTGGAAATCTTGGAGATCCGATTGAGGTATCCGATGACTCAGACGAATCAATACAAAACAGacaaattgttcaaaaaaaatCTCCATTAACTTCTCCAAACCACGCTAAATCAAGCTTAGTACAATCACAGCACCAAACGTTTGCAACTCCATCACCATTATGCGAAGACAAGAACCAAATGGACTTAAGGAATGTTTTGCCGAATACAAGCCCAAGTGAATCAATTAAGAAGTTGAAGAAGTCAGTTAAACTGAACCTTCCCGATGTAAAAAACTTTATTCAGATAGCTCCTTCTCAGTCGTCATTTCCGCAATTCAACTTGCCAAATTTTATAGGAGGTGATAAGTTCAGTTTGGCCGGTGGAGCTGATCTTATTCCTTTGGCAAGAATAGATTGCGGGTCGGCATATTCATCCCATAAGGTGCCATCTAGCAGCTTAACAGGGGGAGTGGCTTCAGGCGTAATCCCTATTTTACCAAATCACATATCTGAGGACCAGCAGTTTATGCCTACATTTCCAAACTACGAGGATATTAGCATTACTCCGACCGGAGCGTTGTCACTAGATCCCAAAGTGCGCAAACACCATAAAAAGCCTAAAAAGattaaagaaggaaaaattaaaaaaaaaaaggataaaaaGGATAAATCAAAGAGAAAAGATCGAGTTGCCTTAGCGTCTAATAAAAGTGaccgaaaaataaaagggcttgacaaaaagcaaaaaaaggaaaaaaagaaggacAAGGAAAAACAG ATTTTAATCCAAATTCCGGAAGTCGACGAATTTTCTAGGGCACCTTTTATTAACAACTTAGATTATGGCTTCACTCAAAGTGTACCCGCGAGTACACCTGTATTGAAAACCAGTCCAATGTCAGTAAAACCGCCACTATCGGCCACTTGTGCGATGTCTCCAAAAATACAGCAGTCTCCAAGTCAAATACCAAAACTAACACTGAAACTAAGTGGCAAGTCCACAACGTGTCCTGAAAAAGAGAAAGACACAACGGATGCTGTCAAGGTGTCACAGCCAACTATGTTTCCAGTAGAAAATAAAGAGCGTGAGCGAGATAATTCCCCGGAACTAGCCCGGTTCTCTCCACTGGTTACCGGGCCACCGAAGAACAAACAAT CTGATACACATTTATTAGGCATATCAAGTGCAGGACCCCTTTTAAACATATGTTCCGGTAACTCTATGAAAGTAATACAGGAACCTTTCCCAATGGCTACGCGAACTTCACAGATATCCACAAGTCAAAACTCGTCCAGCTCAGCCGGTTGGATGTCGAACCCTAGTAACAGTAATGTTGCGTCGTCAACGCTTTCGGCTAGCTCAGTTTTGTTACCACAGCAATTGATGTTGACATCTAATACGACCATGAATAACTCACTCTCATCAGGAGGTCCAAAATCTTGCTCGCTTAGTTCACCAGCAAATGTTCCAGAAGAGAATTCACATATTGCAGAAACAAATCGTCCATCGTCATACGTCGACGCCGAGGGTAACCGTATATGGATTTGTCCGGCTTGTGGGAAGGTAGACGACGGTTCTGCTATGATTGGATGTGATGGCTGTGATGCGTGGTATCATTG gatTTGTGTGGGCATTACTTTTGCTCCTAAGGACAACGACGATTGGTTCTGTCGCGTCTGTGTGACAAAAAAAAGAGTTCATGTGtctgagaaaaaaaaaaggagaaataagaaaaa TTTTTTGGGACTACCTTCTTTACTCCAGGGGGATGATATCAGACCGTAA